One window of Hylemonella gracilis genomic DNA carries:
- a CDS encoding sugar phosphate isomerase/epimerase family protein, translated as MSAVPGCASQAPDPVIRALGMDTITLAGPLEAKLEAMAEAGFAQVMLKAGDLVGHPQGWQAAVRAVQRSGLRGTGFQVLRDFEGLSGHLHDYKVDIAKSMIEMCAALRCDVLLACSSTSRHASEDLDHIARDLRKLAMLALPFGIRIAYEALSWGRVVNQFTTAWDVVQRADCPNLGLGIDSFHIVAAGTPLEAMDELQADKIFLVQLADFMWQETRTFEERMTTARTFRVFPGEGVHSDELVQLVLKLDALGYGGDYSFEVFNDDYLQLPLPRVAERARRSARWLADDVLRISAPCPASCACGADASLPPRRGRGCAGGPT; from the coding sequence ATGAGCGCCGTGCCGGGTTGCGCCAGCCAGGCTCCTGACCCGGTCATCCGTGCCCTGGGCATGGACACCATCACCCTGGCCGGCCCGCTGGAAGCCAAGCTGGAGGCCATGGCTGAAGCCGGCTTCGCCCAGGTCATGCTCAAGGCCGGTGACCTGGTGGGCCACCCGCAGGGCTGGCAGGCGGCGGTGCGGGCCGTCCAGCGCAGCGGCCTGCGTGGCACGGGCTTCCAGGTGCTGCGCGATTTCGAGGGCTTGTCGGGCCATCTGCACGATTACAAGGTTGACATTGCCAAGAGCATGATCGAGATGTGCGCGGCGCTGAGGTGTGACGTGCTGCTGGCCTGCTCGTCCACCTCCCGCCATGCCAGCGAGGACCTGGACCACATCGCGCGCGACCTGCGCAAGCTCGCCATGCTGGCCCTGCCTTTTGGCATCCGCATCGCCTACGAGGCCCTGTCCTGGGGCCGCGTGGTCAACCAGTTCACCACCGCCTGGGACGTGGTACAGCGCGCCGACTGTCCCAATCTGGGCCTGGGCATCGATTCCTTCCACATCGTCGCCGCCGGCACGCCGCTGGAAGCGATGGATGAGCTGCAAGCAGACAAGATCTTCCTGGTCCAACTGGCCGACTTCATGTGGCAGGAAACCCGGACCTTCGAGGAGCGCATGACCACGGCGCGCACCTTCCGCGTGTTTCCGGGCGAGGGCGTGCACAGCGATGAGTTGGTGCAACTCGTGCTCAAGCTGGACGCCCTGGGGTATGGCGGCGACTACAGCTTCGAAGTCTTCAACGACGACTACCTGCAACTGCCTTTGCCGCGCGTGGCGGAGCGTGCACGCCGGTCGGCCCGATGGCTCGCCGACGACGTGCTGCGCATCTCGGCCCCCTGCCCAGCGAGCTGCGCCTGCGGCGCTGACGCCAGCCTGCCGCCACGCCGGGGACGCGGCTGTGCGGGCGGCCCCACGTAA
- the aroB gene encoding 3-dehydroquinate synthase, translated as MSSISPSAPVTVPASIRPVSYDLSESSGFRDGAAPAAEGDGASPQQVRIELRESGADRSYPIFIGSGLLSWSASFAGLPKAAQALIVSNTTVAPLYAQTLKQALQAHHAQVQVLELPDGEAHKDWPTLNLIFDALLSQGADRKTVLYALGGGVVGDMTGFAAACYMRGVPFVQVPTTLLAQVDSSVGGKTAINHPQGKNMIGAFYQPRRVVCDLDLLKTLPARELSAGLAEVIKYGPIFDMALLDWLEQHMDALRALDTAALAHAVRRSCEIKAEVVGQDERENGLRAILNFGHTFGHAIEAGLGYGAWLHGEAVGCGMVLAATLSQRLGLVDADFVARLKRLIERAGLPVVAPVLDKNDNAGRYLDLMRLDKKAEAGEIKFVVIERPGQAGLRGAPDALVREVIDACAAV; from the coding sequence ATGTCTTCCATCTCTCCATCGGCGCCGGTGACGGTGCCCGCGTCCATCCGGCCCGTGTCCTACGACCTGTCCGAGTCCTCGGGTTTTCGGGACGGGGCCGCGCCGGCCGCCGAGGGTGACGGGGCCTCGCCGCAGCAGGTGCGCATCGAGCTGCGCGAATCCGGGGCCGACCGCAGCTACCCCATCTTCATCGGCAGCGGCCTGCTGTCCTGGTCGGCCAGCTTCGCGGGTCTGCCCAAGGCCGCGCAGGCGCTGATCGTCAGCAACACGACGGTAGCGCCCCTGTACGCCCAGACGCTCAAGCAGGCCCTGCAGGCGCACCACGCGCAGGTGCAGGTGCTGGAACTGCCCGACGGCGAGGCGCACAAGGACTGGCCAACCCTGAACCTGATCTTCGACGCGCTGCTGAGCCAGGGCGCGGACCGCAAGACCGTGCTCTACGCGCTGGGTGGTGGCGTGGTGGGCGACATGACGGGTTTCGCCGCCGCCTGCTACATGCGCGGCGTGCCCTTTGTGCAGGTGCCCACGACCCTGCTGGCGCAGGTGGATTCCTCGGTGGGCGGCAAGACGGCGATCAACCACCCGCAGGGCAAGAACATGATCGGCGCCTTCTACCAGCCGCGGCGCGTGGTCTGCGACCTGGACCTGCTCAAGACCCTGCCCGCGCGCGAACTCAGCGCCGGCCTGGCCGAAGTCATCAAGTACGGCCCCATCTTTGACATGGCCCTGCTGGACTGGCTGGAGCAGCACATGGACGCGCTGCGCGCGCTCGACACCGCGGCCCTGGCGCATGCCGTGCGCCGCAGCTGCGAGATCAAGGCCGAGGTGGTGGGCCAGGACGAACGCGAAAACGGTCTGCGCGCCATCCTCAACTTCGGCCACACCTTCGGCCACGCCATCGAGGCGGGGCTGGGCTACGGCGCCTGGCTGCACGGCGAGGCCGTGGGCTGCGGCATGGTGCTGGCCGCCACGCTCTCGCAGCGCCTGGGCCTGGTGGACGCGGACTTCGTGGCGCGCCTGAAGCGCCTGATCGAACGCGCCGGCCTGCCCGTCGTGGCCCCGGTGCTGGACAAGAACGACAACGCGGGGCGTTACCTGGACCTGATGCGCTTGGACAAGAAGGCCGAGGCGGGGGAAATCAAGTTCGTGGTCATCGAGCGCCCCGGCCAGGCCGGCTTGCGTGGCGCGCCCGACGCCTTGGTGCGCGAGGTGATCGATGCCTGCGCGGCGGTCTGA
- a CDS encoding deoxyguanosinetriphosphate triphosphohydrolase → MTHTLAAWASDPARSRGRRHPQAPAPTRNEHQRDRDRIVHSTAFRRLVYKTQVFLNHEGDLFRTRMTHSLEVAQLGRSIARALALNEDLVEAIALAHDLGHTPFGHTGQDALNEAMHEHGGFEHNLQSLRVVDALEERYPDFDGLNLTFETREGILKHCSRANAEALEAAEPGGVARRFLDRTQPSLEAQLCNLADEIAYNAHDIDDGVRSGLITLEQLEAVPLFDTYRREVLREHPDLAAPRAGRRLLYESIRRMLSAQVYDVIAATQARLDHNRPASADEVRRLPPQLGFSPAMREQSIALKQFLFQNLYRHPQVTRTMALARQVIQELYACYCAAPQEMQQGYADKAAQADGPQRVVADYIAGMTDRYASREHGRLTGRTLWE, encoded by the coding sequence ATGACGCACACCCTCGCCGCGTGGGCCAGCGACCCCGCGCGCAGCCGGGGCCGACGCCACCCGCAGGCCCCCGCGCCCACGCGCAACGAACACCAGCGCGACCGCGACCGCATCGTCCACTCCACGGCCTTTCGCCGCCTGGTCTACAAGACCCAGGTCTTCCTCAACCACGAGGGCGACCTGTTCCGCACGCGCATGACGCACTCGCTGGAAGTCGCCCAGCTCGGCCGTTCCATCGCCCGCGCCCTGGCCTTGAACGAAGACCTGGTGGAAGCCATCGCGCTGGCGCACGACCTGGGCCACACGCCCTTTGGCCACACCGGGCAAGACGCGCTCAACGAGGCCATGCATGAACATGGCGGCTTCGAGCACAACCTGCAGAGCCTGCGTGTGGTGGACGCGCTGGAAGAACGCTACCCCGATTTCGACGGCCTGAACCTGACCTTCGAAACCCGCGAAGGCATCCTCAAGCATTGCTCGCGCGCCAACGCCGAGGCGCTGGAAGCGGCCGAGCCCGGCGGCGTGGCGCGGCGTTTTCTGGACCGCACCCAGCCCAGCCTGGAGGCGCAGCTGTGCAACTTGGCCGACGAGATCGCCTACAACGCGCACGACATCGACGACGGCGTGCGCTCCGGCCTGATCACGCTGGAGCAGCTCGAAGCCGTGCCCCTGTTCGACACCTATCGGCGTGAAGTGCTGCGCGAGCATCCCGACTTGGCCGCGCCGCGCGCCGGCCGCCGCCTGCTCTACGAAAGCATCCGGCGCATGCTCAGTGCCCAGGTCTACGACGTGATCGCCGCGACCCAGGCCCGCCTGGACCACAACCGTCCGGCCAGCGCCGACGAGGTGCGCCGCCTGCCGCCGCAACTGGGCTTCAGCCCGGCCATGCGCGAGCAGTCCATCGCGCTCAAGCAGTTCCTGTTCCAGAATCTTTACCGCCACCCGCAGGTCACGCGGACCATGGCCCTGGCGCGCCAGGTCATCCAGGAGCTGTACGCCTGCTACTGCGCCGCGCCGCAAGAGATGCAGCAGGGCTACGCCGACAAGGCGGCCCAGGCCGACGGCCCGCAGCGCGTGGTGGCCGACTACATCGCCGGCATGACCGACCGCTACGCCAGCCGCGAACATGGCCGCCTGACAGGGCGCACACTCTGGGAATGA
- a CDS encoding MFS transporter, whose translation MPKTETSKTGRTTSAAWVVIVAGVAAALHVGKLPPAIPVLREALDLTLVQAGFMLALVQLAGMLLGVVAGLLADGMGLRRGMIVGLVLLGISSAAGGLAQDATALLLLRALEGCGVLMATMPGPGLIRRIVSLEAGAEGPTPGRLNAALSLWSMYMPAGTALSLLVTPWIIGLVGWAACWWVLAALALLAAALVARALPPDAPRTAMHAGKQDAAKSDHWTARLRQTLGALGPWLLALTFGVYAAQWLTVVGFLPSAYAQAGVSVQWAGLLTAGVALINIVGNVGAGRLLQAHVPARTVLGTGFGVMAVSACVAFADWPHWLAVESATAIGVSRYLAVLLFSTVGGVIPGTLFALSVRLAPSERTVGATVGWMQQGSSAGQVLLPPLAGWLAQRVGGWHWTWALTGACALAGLVLTWAIGRQLHRQVSRPSDQSVRQPSEQGA comes from the coding sequence ATGCCGAAGACAGAAACTTCAAAGACGGGCAGGACCACGAGCGCGGCCTGGGTGGTCATCGTCGCGGGTGTGGCTGCGGCCTTGCACGTGGGCAAGCTGCCGCCCGCCATCCCCGTGCTGCGCGAGGCGCTGGACCTCACCCTGGTGCAGGCCGGTTTCATGCTCGCGCTGGTGCAGCTCGCGGGCATGCTGCTGGGCGTGGTCGCGGGCCTGCTGGCCGATGGCATGGGCCTGCGCCGCGGCATGATCGTCGGCTTGGTGCTGCTGGGCATCAGCAGCGCGGCCGGGGGCCTGGCCCAGGACGCGACGGCCTTGCTGCTGCTGCGCGCGCTGGAAGGCTGCGGCGTGCTGATGGCCACCATGCCTGGGCCGGGCCTGATCCGGCGCATCGTGAGCCTGGAAGCCGGGGCCGAAGGCCCGACGCCGGGCAGGCTGAACGCCGCGCTCAGCCTGTGGAGCATGTACATGCCCGCGGGCACGGCGCTGTCCTTGCTGGTCACACCCTGGATCATCGGCCTCGTGGGCTGGGCCGCATGCTGGTGGGTCTTGGCGGCGCTGGCCTTGCTGGCCGCCGCGCTGGTGGCGCGTGCCTTGCCGCCGGACGCCCCGCGCACAGCCATGCACGCTGGCAAGCAAGACGCCGCCAAGTCGGATCACTGGACGGCGCGCCTGCGCCAGACCCTGGGCGCCCTCGGTCCCTGGCTGCTGGCCCTGACCTTCGGCGTCTACGCCGCGCAGTGGCTGACGGTGGTGGGCTTCCTGCCCTCGGCCTACGCGCAGGCCGGCGTCTCGGTGCAATGGGCCGGTCTGCTCACGGCGGGCGTGGCGCTCATCAACATCGTGGGCAATGTGGGCGCGGGCCGTCTGCTGCAAGCCCATGTGCCCGCGCGCACCGTGTTGGGCACGGGCTTTGGCGTGATGGCCGTGTCGGCTTGCGTGGCCTTCGCCGACTGGCCGCACTGGCTGGCCGTGGAGTCGGCAACCGCCATTGGCGTGTCGCGCTACCTGGCGGTGCTGCTGTTCTCCACCGTGGGGGGCGTCATCCCCGGCACGCTGTTCGCGCTGTCGGTGCGCCTGGCGCCCAGCGAGCGCACCGTGGGTGCCACGGTGGGCTGGATGCAGCAGGGCTCGTCCGCGGGCCAGGTGCTGTTGCCGCCCCTGGCGGGCTGGCTGGCCCAGCGCGTGGGCGGCTGGCACTGGACCTGGGCTTTGACCGGCGCCTGCGCCCTCGCGGGGCTGGTGCTGACCTGGGCCATTGGGCGCCAATTGCACCGGCAAGTGAGCCGACCATCGGACCAATCGGTGCGCCAACCTTCGGAGCAAGGCGCATGA
- a CDS encoding DUF1415 domain-containing protein → MRLPADDPRHVAVQADLRHWLEQAVIGLNLCPFAKGVHVKGQIHWVVSDARDGETLRDDVRAELLALAESDPEQRDTTVLAAPWCLADFLDFNDFLDEADAVLEELELDGTLQIANFHPHYQFADTDEDDVGNNSNRAPYPVLHLLRESSIDRAVAAYPEAEMIYERNIEALERLGAAGWAALNIRRSVGE, encoded by the coding sequence ATGAGGCTGCCCGCCGACGATCCGCGCCACGTCGCCGTGCAGGCCGACTTGCGGCACTGGCTGGAGCAGGCCGTGATCGGCCTCAACCTCTGCCCCTTCGCCAAGGGCGTGCACGTGAAGGGGCAGATCCACTGGGTGGTCAGCGACGCGCGCGATGGCGAGACGCTGCGCGACGATGTGCGCGCCGAACTCCTGGCCCTGGCCGAGAGTGACCCGGAGCAGCGCGACACCACGGTGCTGGCCGCGCCCTGGTGCCTCGCGGATTTTCTGGACTTCAACGACTTCCTGGACGAGGCCGACGCCGTGCTCGAAGAACTGGAACTGGACGGCACCTTGCAGATCGCCAACTTCCACCCCCACTACCAGTTCGCGGACACCGACGAGGACGACGTGGGCAACAACAGCAACCGCGCGCCGTACCCGGTGCTGCACCTGCTGCGCGAAAGCAGCATCGACCGCGCGGTGGCCGCCTACCCGGAAGCAGAGATGATTTACGAGCGCAACATCGAAGCCCTGGAGCGCCTGGGCGCGGCGGGCTGGGCCGCGTTGAACATCCGCCGCAGCGTGGGGGAGTGA
- a CDS encoding class I SAM-dependent methyltransferase produces the protein MSVKPSVEEDLGQNLGLRPGQSLELLKELHILTREGRLNQDSRRKLKQVLHLFQFIEALLKELPPGAAPTLADHGAGKSYLGFIIYDLFFKALDAGQIYGIETRPELVQKSRELAERLGFARMRFLNLSVAESERATELPARIDVVTALHACDTATDDAIAFGLAKQARFMALVPCCQAEVAGVLRGGKALALARTPLAELWRHPLHTREFGSQITNVLRCLYLEAMGYQVTVTELVGWEHSMKNELILARYTGQKKRSAAERLRAMLGEFGLESLLPVRYARLGPVQGADHGPGSDSGSDSGSDPSPASA, from the coding sequence ATGTCAGTCAAGCCCTCGGTGGAAGAAGACCTGGGCCAGAACTTAGGTTTAAGGCCCGGCCAGTCGCTGGAGCTGCTGAAGGAACTGCACATCCTCACCCGCGAAGGCCGCCTCAACCAGGACAGCCGCCGCAAGCTCAAGCAGGTGCTGCACCTGTTCCAGTTCATCGAAGCGCTTTTGAAGGAACTGCCGCCCGGCGCGGCACCCACCCTGGCCGACCACGGCGCGGGCAAGTCCTACCTGGGCTTCATCATTTACGACCTGTTCTTCAAGGCCCTGGACGCAGGGCAGATTTACGGCATCGAGACCCGTCCCGAGCTGGTGCAGAAATCGCGCGAGCTGGCCGAGCGCCTGGGCTTCGCGCGCATGCGCTTCCTCAACCTCAGCGTGGCCGAGTCCGAGCGCGCGACCGAGCTACCCGCGCGCATCGACGTGGTCACGGCCCTGCATGCCTGCGACACCGCCACCGACGACGCCATCGCCTTCGGCCTGGCCAAGCAGGCCCGCTTCATGGCCCTGGTGCCTTGCTGCCAGGCCGAGGTGGCCGGCGTGCTGCGCGGTGGCAAGGCCCTGGCCCTGGCGCGCACGCCGCTGGCCGAGCTGTGGCGCCACCCCTTGCACACGCGCGAGTTCGGCAGCCAGATCACCAATGTGCTGCGCTGCCTCTACCTCGAAGCCATGGGCTACCAGGTGACGGTGACCGAGCTGGTGGGCTGGGAACACAGCATGAAGAATGAGCTGATCCTGGCGCGCTACACCGGCCAGAAAAAGCGCAGTGCCGCCGAACGCCTGCGCGCCATGCTGGGCGAGTTCGGCCTGGAATCTCTGCTGCCGGTGCGCTACGCGCGCCTCGGCCCGGTTCAAGGTGCGGACCACGGACCGGGCTCAGACTCGGGCTCGGATTCGGGTTCAGACCCCAGCCCGGCCTCCGCCTGA
- a CDS encoding REP-associated tyrosine transposase, producing MARLPRLSIAGHAHHVVQRGNDGQAIFRDEVDRRQMLQLLETQAREHRVALHAYVLMDNHVHLLLTPATAEGLPKMMQAVGRRYVRWFNDRHGRSGTLWEGRYRATVIEAERHLLPCMAYIDLNPVRAGLVAQAADYPWSSHTHYIGQRADRLVTPHALYWALGNTPFAREAAYTRLVAEGLTQQQQETLTDSAFKGWALGGPEFMAALQKQTARRLSKGKAGRPAGRVAGE from the coding sequence ATGGCACGCCTGCCCCGCCTCAGCATCGCCGGCCATGCGCACCACGTGGTGCAGCGCGGCAACGACGGCCAGGCCATCTTCCGCGATGAGGTGGACCGGCGGCAGATGCTGCAACTGCTGGAGACGCAGGCGCGTGAACACCGCGTCGCCCTGCACGCCTACGTGCTGATGGACAACCATGTGCACCTGCTGCTCACCCCCGCCACGGCCGAGGGCCTGCCCAAGATGATGCAGGCCGTGGGCCGCCGTTACGTGCGCTGGTTCAACGACCGCCATGGCCGCAGCGGCACGCTGTGGGAAGGGCGCTACCGCGCCACCGTGATCGAGGCCGAACGCCACCTGCTGCCCTGTATGGCCTACATCGACCTCAACCCCGTGCGCGCCGGCCTCGTGGCCCAGGCCGCGGACTACCCCTGGTCCAGCCACACCCACTACATCGGCCAGCGCGCCGACCGTCTCGTCACCCCTCACGCCCTCTACTGGGCCCTGGGCAACACCCCATTCGCCCGCGAAGCCGCCTACACCCGCCTCGTCGCTGAAGGCCTGACGCAGCAACAGCAAGAGACCCTGACCGACTCCGCCTTCAAAGGCTGGGCTCTGGGCGGCCCCGAGTTCATGGCCGCGCTGCAGAAGCAAACGGCGAGGCGGCTGAGCAAGGGGAAGGCGGGGAGGCCGGCGGGGCGGGTAGCAGGGGAGTAG
- a CDS encoding S1 family peptidase codes for MKLDLADIREYVVPLFVAEDPAFLAPEQPVVVSRKRFIGTAFFVSKNGVALTAAHCVPAPSAIPNQHAFLAIIWDGQRPRAQQVQIATVLDEQDIAVLKIAHSPSKYLPVSFEPIHMAQDIVTVGIPQHSVSGSAFEYRCLKGHVTMVSRMLELSCPAPRGMSGSPIFHGSKVVGVMSGNARSESLEDQSETTVEKFGPLTRETKTVTMAVTNYGQAEPLAKLAGKPLPFTEGVAFEQFLENLNTVT; via the coding sequence ATGAAACTCGATCTTGCAGACATTCGAGAGTACGTAGTGCCGCTCTTTGTAGCGGAAGACCCCGCCTTCCTTGCACCAGAGCAACCTGTCGTTGTTTCTCGTAAGAGATTCATTGGAACGGCATTCTTCGTTTCCAAGAATGGCGTCGCCCTCACAGCCGCGCATTGTGTCCCTGCGCCATCGGCCATTCCCAATCAGCATGCATTCCTAGCAATCATCTGGGATGGCCAGAGGCCCCGAGCGCAGCAGGTTCAGATTGCAACCGTGCTTGATGAGCAAGATATTGCCGTTCTAAAAATAGCGCACTCCCCTTCGAAGTACCTGCCTGTGTCGTTTGAGCCGATTCACATGGCCCAAGACATAGTCACCGTGGGAATTCCTCAACATAGTGTTTCCGGCTCCGCTTTTGAGTACCGATGCTTAAAGGGTCACGTCACCATGGTTTCAAGGATGCTTGAACTCAGCTGTCCAGCACCACGCGGAATGAGTGGATCTCCCATATTCCATGGATCAAAAGTCGTTGGTGTCATGAGCGGGAACGCTCGATCTGAATCTCTCGAAGACCAATCGGAAACAACAGTCGAAAAATTCGGACCACTGACTCGCGAAACGAAAACCGTGACCATGGCAGTCACGAACTACGGTCAAGCCGAGCCACTTGCAAAGCTCGCAGGTAAGCCACTTCCATTTACAGAGGGCGTGGCCTTCGAACAATTTCTGGAAAACCTCAACACCGTAACGTGA
- a CDS encoding DUF5076 domain-containing protein: MRTLVIPPAAKRDENSVQMLSAWIAERGLHCTLNIGFFEAAGHTEAKAWGILLADLVRHIGNAVAEERGTPANETVAAVTASMQSELDTSTSGAVGEFHVGHD; the protein is encoded by the coding sequence ATGAGAACACTCGTAATTCCACCGGCCGCGAAACGAGATGAGAATTCGGTGCAAATGCTTAGCGCGTGGATCGCGGAGCGAGGGCTCCACTGCACGCTGAATATTGGCTTCTTCGAAGCCGCGGGGCACACCGAGGCCAAGGCCTGGGGAATTCTGCTGGCCGATCTCGTGAGGCACATTGGCAATGCGGTTGCAGAAGAACGCGGAACGCCAGCGAATGAAACAGTAGCGGCGGTCACTGCCTCGATGCAATCGGAACTGGACACATCCACTTCCGGCGCCGTCGGCGAGTTCCATGTTGGTCATGATTAA
- a CDS encoding DUF2277 domain-containing protein has protein sequence MCRNIKTLFNFEPPATELEIRDASLQFVRKLSGFSVPSRANEAAFNQAVEEVAATARRLMGSLVTHAEPRNRDVEALKAKERSAKRFGADALS, from the coding sequence ATGTGCCGCAACATCAAGACGCTCTTCAACTTCGAGCCTCCGGCGACCGAGCTGGAGATACGCGACGCCTCGCTGCAGTTCGTCCGCAAGCTCAGCGGCTTCTCGGTGCCTTCGCGGGCCAACGAGGCGGCGTTCAATCAGGCGGTGGAGGAGGTCGCGGCCACGGCGCGCAGGCTGATGGGCAGCCTGGTCACCCACGCGGAGCCCCGCAACCGGGACGTGGAGGCGCTCAAGGCCAAGGAAAGGTCGGCCAAGCGTTTTGGCGCGGACGCCTTGTCCTGA
- a CDS encoding DinB family protein — protein MTPSSCTLMADYNRWMNTKLYEAAAQLSDAQLRQDRGAFFGSLYETLNHLAVADTIWLQRFAQHPALGGLQETMQGFPKPTSLREPMAASFAELRDYRMRLDAVILQFAQQLTPAHLAETLRYANTSGKPQARNFGAVLLHFFNHQTHHRGQASTLLFQAGVDVGVTDLFTLIPNEV, from the coding sequence ATGACCCCTTCCTCCTGCACCCTGATGGCGGACTACAACCGCTGGATGAACACCAAGCTCTACGAGGCCGCCGCCCAGTTGAGCGATGCGCAACTGCGGCAAGACCGCGGCGCCTTCTTCGGCTCGCTTTACGAAACGCTGAACCACCTCGCCGTGGCCGACACCATCTGGCTACAGCGTTTCGCGCAGCACCCGGCGCTGGGCGGGCTGCAAGAAACGATGCAGGGCTTTCCGAAGCCGACCTCGCTGCGCGAGCCCATGGCGGCATCCTTCGCGGAACTGCGGGACTACCGCATGCGGCTCGACGCCGTGATCCTCCAGTTCGCCCAGCAACTCACGCCCGCGCACTTGGCCGAGACGCTGCGTTACGCCAACACCTCGGGCAAGCCACAGGCCCGCAACTTCGGCGCCGTGCTGCTGCACTTCTTCAACCACCAGACCCACCACCGCGGCCAGGCGAGCACCCTGCTGTTCCAGGCGGGCGTGGATGTGGGCGTGACAGATCTGTTCACGCTGATTCCGAACGAGGTGTGA
- a CDS encoding ArsR/SmtB family transcription factor — MPPSPSRASTSKSVAAASPSPHEPRLARVAAVVADPARSRMLAYLLSGDYASAGELARAASVTPATASGHLGKMLEAQFIVCEQRGRHRYYRLADAEVAHALESLALVAERDVHEREWARPERERLRQARCCYGHLAGALGVRLFDSLLQREGLRASPEGFDVSEAGRAWLAELGYTPSAPTRKRRYAYRCLDWSERRDHLAGQLADGLLQHFLERGWLRRGTGRAIELTPTGQQALLPRLVS, encoded by the coding sequence ATGCCCCCCTCACCGTCCCGCGCGTCCACGTCCAAGTCCGTAGCCGCTGCCTCACCGTCACCGCACGAGCCGCGCCTGGCCCGGGTGGCCGCCGTCGTGGCCGACCCGGCGCGCTCGCGCATGCTGGCCTACCTGCTCTCGGGCGACTACGCCAGCGCGGGTGAACTGGCGCGGGCCGCCTCGGTGACGCCGGCCACGGCCAGCGGGCATCTGGGCAAGATGCTGGAGGCGCAGTTCATCGTCTGCGAACAGCGCGGGCGGCACCGCTACTACCGCCTGGCCGACGCCGAGGTGGCGCACGCCCTCGAATCCCTGGCTCTGGTCGCCGAACGGGACGTGCATGAACGCGAATGGGCCCGCCCCGAACGCGAACGGCTGCGCCAGGCCCGCTGCTGCTACGGCCACCTGGCCGGCGCCCTGGGCGTGCGCCTGTTCGACAGCCTGCTGCAGCGCGAAGGGCTGCGCGCCAGCCCCGAAGGTTTCGATGTCAGCGAAGCGGGCCGCGCCTGGCTGGCCGAGCTGGGCTACACCCCGTCCGCACCCACGCGCAAACGCCGCTACGCCTACCGCTGCCTCGATTGGTCCGAACGCCGTGACCATCTGGCCGGTCAGCTCGCGGACGGATTGCTGCAGCATTTTCTGGAGCGCGGCTGGTTGCGGCGCGGTACGGGGCGCGCCATCGAGCTGACACCCACCGGGCAGCAGGCGCTGCTGCCCCGGCTGGTGAGCTGA
- a CDS encoding antibiotic biosynthesis monooxygenase family protein → MIAVLFELEAKPGAEAAYFDTAAQLRPLLEGIDGFLSVERFQSLSRPGRYLSLSFWRDEDAVRAWRQQTPHRAAQQAGRSELFADYRLRVAAVLRDYGLRDRDNAPSDSLQALV, encoded by the coding sequence ATGATCGCCGTCCTCTTTGAACTCGAGGCCAAGCCCGGGGCCGAAGCGGCCTACTTCGACACGGCCGCGCAGCTGCGGCCGCTGCTGGAAGGCATCGACGGCTTTCTCTCCGTCGAGCGCTTCCAGAGCCTGTCGCGCCCCGGCCGTTACCTCTCGCTCAGCTTCTGGCGCGATGAAGACGCCGTGCGCGCCTGGCGCCAGCAGACGCCACACCGCGCGGCGCAGCAGGCGGGCCGTAGCGAGCTGTTCGCCGACTACCGGCTGCGCGTGGCGGCCGTGCTGCGTGACTACGGCCTGCGCGACCGCGACAATGCGCCCAGCGATTCCCTGCAAGCCCTGGTCTGA
- a CDS encoding NIPSNAP family protein, translated as MSLTCFIRYQIDPFQRAAFQRYAEAWGRIIPRCGGNLLGYFLPHEGTNDIAWGLIGFDDLAAYERYRAVLRQDPEGRTNFELAQTQRFILREERSWLEDVATTIHQPRQVRP; from the coding sequence ATGTCCCTCACCTGTTTCATCCGCTACCAGATCGACCCGTTCCAGCGCGCCGCCTTCCAGCGCTACGCCGAGGCCTGGGGCCGCATCATCCCGCGCTGCGGCGGCAATCTGCTGGGCTACTTCCTGCCGCACGAAGGCACGAACGACATCGCCTGGGGCCTGATCGGCTTCGACGACCTGGCGGCCTACGAACGCTACCGCGCGGTGCTCCGGCAAGACCCGGAAGGCCGGACCAACTTCGAGCTGGCGCAGACACAGCGCTTCATCCTGCGCGAGGAACGCAGCTGGCTGGAAGACGTGGCCACGACGATCCACCAGCCCCGGCAGGTGCGCCCATGA